The following are from one region of the Gigantopelta aegis isolate Gae_Host unplaced genomic scaffold, Gae_host_genome ctg1970_pilon_pilon, whole genome shotgun sequence genome:
- the LOC121391221 gene encoding LOW QUALITY PROTEIN: ATPase family AAA domain-containing protein 2-like (The sequence of the model RefSeq protein was modified relative to this genomic sequence to represent the inferred CDS: deleted 2 bases in 1 codon): MAESSRRSSSSLEHKEPSTPVMTSEGDGQMPLKRRGKRMKVDEEEREEEEEEFVQTEKQTSYEDDMEPYEKLLSPVAKKQRCLPPPRQHTGYYSLRRSSTLSTTTSTELTEVEKRETQEEQNETKEDDKEEEGEDEEDEEEDEEEEDEEEEEEEEEELEGEERGFYNLRKRRPVVYTYQPVIQGSSTSSSGEDSDEARFQRRKTRSMQRSRTECLPMNFTPEDISTGVTRDRVRIGASLADINPMTVDRSITFESIGGLGQHIRALKEMIVFPLLYPEVFEKFHITPPRGVLFHGPPGCGKTLVARALANECSKDGRKVAFFMRKGADCLSKWVGESERQLRLLFDQAYQLRPSIIFFDEIDGLAPVRSSRQDQIHSSIVSTLLALMDGLDSRGEVVVIGATNRIDAIDPALRRPGRFDREFSFPLPSREDRCSILSIHTSSWNPPLKQEFLQELADLTVGYCGADLKALCTEAALHSLRRHYPQIYNTTDKLVIDVSTINISASDFHASLRTIVPTTQRMGHSDHIAPAILNILEEFPVKLLDFSALYLNSARTPEEACIQLFREARQATPSIVYIPRIMSWWEVAMETLRGTFTSVLNSLPPDLPLLVLATTTEYATEAQHKPLPKAPPPPPRELTQDENDRLCRQREAVLRELRVFLRDATNKLLAERKFKEFTKPVDSEEVPDYYEIIVNPMDLSSVMKKIDEHSYNTPKQWLQDIDLITMNALEYNPENHTDSRLLRHRAVALQDLAHSIFDHELSEDFEKVKFSYIMMST, translated from the exons CTTCGTCCAGTCTTGAACATAAGGAACCTAGTACACCTGTAATGACGTCAGAAGGTGATGGTCAAATGCCATTAAAGAGGCGTGGCAAGAGAATGAAAGTGGacgaagaagagagagaggaggaagaggaggagTTTGTGCAAACTGAGAAGCAGACGTCATATGAg GATGACATGGAACCTTACGAGAAACTCCTCTCTCCAGTAGCAAAGAAGCAAAGATGTCTTCCACCACCTCGACAACACACTGGTTATTATTCATTGCGTCGCTCCTCAACACTAtccactactactagtactgaaCTTACTGAAGTTGAGAAAAGGGAGACACAAGAAGAACAAAATGAAACTAAAGAAGATGATAAAGAAGAAGAGGGAGAAGATGAAGAggatgaagaagaagacgaGGAAGAGGAAGAtgaggaggaagaggaagaagaggaggaggagcTAGAAGGTGAGGAAAGAGGTTTCTATAATTTGAGGAAGCGACGTCCTGTTGTCTACACATATCAACCTGTTATTCAG GGCTCTAGTACTTCCAGTAGCGGAGAGGACTCAGATGAAGCTCGTTTTCAAAGACGC AAAACTCGTAGTATGCAACGATCACGTACAGAATGTCTACCAATGAACTTTACACCTGAAGATATATCAACAGGTGTTACTAGAGATAGAGTTCGTATTGGTGCTAGTTTAGCAGATATAAATCCTATGACTGTTGATAGAAGTATTACCTTTGAGAGCATTGGAGGACTGGGACAACATATTAGAGCTTTGAAGGAAATGATTGTCTTCCCTTTGTTGTATCCTGAAGTGTTTGAGAAGTTTCATATCACACCTCCTCGTGGTGTGTTATTTCATGGACCTCCTg GTTGTGGTAAAACATTAGTAGCTCGTGCACTAGCTAATGAATGTTCTAAAGATGGACGTAAGGTGGCGTTCTTTATGAGGAAAGGAGCAGACTGCCTTAGTAAGTGGGTAGGAGAGAGTGAGAGGCAACTGCGTCTCCTCTTTGATCAG GCTTATCAGTTACGCCCCTCAATTATTTTCTTTGATGAAATAGATGGGTTAGCTCCAGTACGTTCTAGTCGTCAAGACCAAATCCATTCATCTATCGTCTCAACTCTCCTTGCTCTAATGGATGGTTTAGATAGCCGAGGAGAGGTTGTGGTCATAGGAGCTACTAACAGAATTGATGCTATTGATCCTGCACTAAGGAGACCTGGTCGATTTGATCGTGAATTTAGTTTTCCCCTGCCTTCAAGAGAG GACCGTTGCAGTATATTATCCATTCACACTAGTTCTTGGAACCCTCCATTAAAACAAGAGTTTCTTCAAGAGCTAGCAGACCTCACTGTGGGATATTGTGGTGCTGACCTCAAAGCTCTCTGCACAGAAGCAGCTCTTCACTCCTTACGTCGACATTATCCTCAAATTTATAACACAACAGACAAGCTGGTTATTGATGTTTCCACTATTAATATCTCTGCATCAGATTTTCATGCTAGCTTACGAACTATCGTCCCTACAACGCAAC GTATGGGTCATTCAGACCACATAGCTCCAGCCATACTTAATATTTTAGAAGAATTTCCAGTAAAATTACTTGATTTTTCTGCTCTCTACCTCAACTCTGCCCGTACTCCTGAAGAAGCCTGCATTCAATTGTTTCGTGAAGCCCGTCAAGCCACACCCTCAATTGTCTATATACCGAGGATTATGTCATGGTGGGAGGTTGCCATGGAGACGTTACGAGGAACTTTTACTTCTGTTTTGAACTCTTTACCTCCTGATTTGCCATTGTTAGTGTTAGCTACTACTACAGAATATGCTACAG AGGCTCAACACAAGCCCCTCCCCAAAGCTCCGCCTCCTCCCCCTCGAGAACTCACTCAAGATGAGAATGATCGTCTTTGTCGCCAAAGAGAAGCAGTACTTCGTGAGCTTCGAGTTTTTTTACGTGACGCTACAAATAAATTGTTAGCTGAAagaaaatttaaagaatttacaaaacctgttgaTTCTGAGGAA GTCCCTGattattatgaaataattgTTAATCCTATGGATTTGTCCTCAGTAATGAAGAAGATTGATGAACACTCTTATAATACTCCCAAACAATGGCTACAAGATATTGACTTAATTACTATGAATGCTTTAGA ATATAATCCTGAGAATCATACAGATAGTCGTTTACTTAGACACAGAGCTGTGGCATTGCAAGATCTTGCTCACTCCATTTTTGATCACGAACTCAGCGAAGACTTTGAAAAGGTTAaattttcatatataatgatgtctacataa